A region of Sesamum indicum cultivar Zhongzhi No. 13 linkage group LG7, S_indicum_v1.0, whole genome shotgun sequence DNA encodes the following proteins:
- the LOC105166304 gene encoding type IV inositol polyphosphate 5-phosphatase 11 isoform X2, protein MHIYTHTHTHQLQNKHQKKINLINYISSPRKMKGFCGVIPAKRRRRRMKRIPVGIIDNLDASHEGIKTVELMNRRCDFSDSSDVCVSIITWNMNGQVRYEDVRKLVGKERKYELVVIGLQEVPRTNILVLLENALLDSHVLLGKAIMQSLQLYVFGLKNSEQYIRELKADKQGVGGCGGLIRRKKGGVAIRINYKAHGHNVEERNSELRHISQSLFSKSWNPYAKPPQVTVWLGDLNYRLQGINTFPARNLIHRNLHGLLTCKDQLLQEAERGQVFNGYYEGTLSFKPTYKYDVGSSEYDTSEKVRVPAWTDRILYKVEDKDNVDACLHLYESVDGIYSSDHKPVKAHLCLTLNES, encoded by the exons ATGCAcatttatacacacacacacacacaccaactGCAGAACAAAcatcagaaaaaaatcaatctaattaattatatttcttctccAAGGAAAATGAAAGGATTCTGTGGTGTAATTCCTGCCAAAAG aagaagaagaagaatgaaGCGGATTCCGGTGGGGATAATCGACAACCTCGATGCATCGCATGAAGGGATCAAAACGGTTGAACTGATGAATCGACGTTGCGATTTCTCAGACAGCTCGGATGTTTGCGTGTCCATAATCACTTGGAACATGAATGGGCAG GTGAGGTACGAAGATGTAAGAAAGCTGGTGGGGAAGGAGAGGAAGTATGAGTTAGTGGTAATTGGGCTGCAGGAAGTGCCCCGCACGAACATCTTGGTCTTATTGGAGAATGCTCTACTTGATTCCCATGT GCTCTTAGGAAAAGCAATCATGCAGTCTCTGCAACTTTACGTGTTTGGATTGAAGAACTCGGAACAGTATATAAGAG AACTAAAAGCTGACAAACAAGGCGTGGGGGGATGTGGAGGATTAATCAGGAGAAAAAAAGGAGGCGTGGCAATTAGAATAAACTACAAGG CTCATGGTCATAATGTGGAAGAGAGGAACTCAGAGTTGAGGCATATATCGCAGTCATTATTCTCAAAAAGCTGGAACCCATACGCCAAACCACCCCAAGTCACTGTTTGGTTGGGAGATCTCAACTACAGACTTCAAGGAATTAACACTTTTCCTGCCAGAAATCTCATTCACAGAAACCTTCATGGA CTTCTGACTTGCAAAGACCAACTCCTGCAAGAAGCAGAGAGAGGACAGGTGTTCAATGGATACTACGAGGGGACATTATCATTCAAACCAACGTATAAATACGACGTGGGGAGCAGCGAATACGACACGAGTGAGAAGGTAAGAGTTCCGGCATGGACGGATCGTATACTGTACAAAGTGGAAGACAAAGACAACGTTGATGCATGTTTGCATTTGTATGAATCGGTCGACGGAATTTACAGCTCTGATCATAAGCCCGTCAAGGCTCATCTCTGCTTAACACTCAACGAATCTTGA
- the LOC105166304 gene encoding type IV inositol polyphosphate 5-phosphatase 11 isoform X3 has protein sequence MHIYTHTHTHQLQNKHQKKINLINYISSPRKMKGFCGVIPAKRRRRRMKRIPVGIIDNLDASHEGIKTVELMNRRCDFSDSSDVCVSIITWNMNGQVRYEDVRKLVGKERKYELVVIGLQEVPRTNILVLLENALLDSHVLLGKAIMQSLQLYVFGLKNSEQYIRAHGHNVEERNSELRHISQSLFSKSWNPYAKPPQVTVWLGDLNYRLQGINTFPARNLIHRNLHGLLTCKDQLLQEAERGQVFNGYYEGTLSFKPTYKYDVGSSEYDTSEKVRVPAWTDRILYKVEDKDNVDACLHLYESVDGIYSSDHKPVKAHLCLTLNES, from the exons ATGCAcatttatacacacacacacacacaccaactGCAGAACAAAcatcagaaaaaaatcaatctaattaattatatttcttctccAAGGAAAATGAAAGGATTCTGTGGTGTAATTCCTGCCAAAAG aagaagaagaagaatgaaGCGGATTCCGGTGGGGATAATCGACAACCTCGATGCATCGCATGAAGGGATCAAAACGGTTGAACTGATGAATCGACGTTGCGATTTCTCAGACAGCTCGGATGTTTGCGTGTCCATAATCACTTGGAACATGAATGGGCAG GTGAGGTACGAAGATGTAAGAAAGCTGGTGGGGAAGGAGAGGAAGTATGAGTTAGTGGTAATTGGGCTGCAGGAAGTGCCCCGCACGAACATCTTGGTCTTATTGGAGAATGCTCTACTTGATTCCCATGT GCTCTTAGGAAAAGCAATCATGCAGTCTCTGCAACTTTACGTGTTTGGATTGAAGAACTCGGAACAGTATATAAGAG CTCATGGTCATAATGTGGAAGAGAGGAACTCAGAGTTGAGGCATATATCGCAGTCATTATTCTCAAAAAGCTGGAACCCATACGCCAAACCACCCCAAGTCACTGTTTGGTTGGGAGATCTCAACTACAGACTTCAAGGAATTAACACTTTTCCTGCCAGAAATCTCATTCACAGAAACCTTCATGGA CTTCTGACTTGCAAAGACCAACTCCTGCAAGAAGCAGAGAGAGGACAGGTGTTCAATGGATACTACGAGGGGACATTATCATTCAAACCAACGTATAAATACGACGTGGGGAGCAGCGAATACGACACGAGTGAGAAGGTAAGAGTTCCGGCATGGACGGATCGTATACTGTACAAAGTGGAAGACAAAGACAACGTTGATGCATGTTTGCATTTGTATGAATCGGTCGACGGAATTTACAGCTCTGATCATAAGCCCGTCAAGGCTCATCTCTGCTTAACACTCAACGAATCTTGA
- the LOC105166304 gene encoding type IV inositol polyphosphate 5-phosphatase 11 isoform X1 — protein MHIYTHTHTHQLQNKHQKKINLINYISSPRKMKGFCGVIPAKRRRRRMKRIPVGIIDNLDASHEGIKTVELMNRRCDFSDSSDVCVSIITWNMNGQVRYEDVRKLVGKERKYELVVIGLQEVPRTNILVLLENALLDSHVLLGKAIMQSLQLYVFGLKNSEQYIRELKADKQGVGGCGGLIRRKKGGVAIRINYKGIHILFISCHLSAHGHNVEERNSELRHISQSLFSKSWNPYAKPPQVTVWLGDLNYRLQGINTFPARNLIHRNLHGLLTCKDQLLQEAERGQVFNGYYEGTLSFKPTYKYDVGSSEYDTSEKVRVPAWTDRILYKVEDKDNVDACLHLYESVDGIYSSDHKPVKAHLCLTLNES, from the exons ATGCAcatttatacacacacacacacacaccaactGCAGAACAAAcatcagaaaaaaatcaatctaattaattatatttcttctccAAGGAAAATGAAAGGATTCTGTGGTGTAATTCCTGCCAAAAG aagaagaagaagaatgaaGCGGATTCCGGTGGGGATAATCGACAACCTCGATGCATCGCATGAAGGGATCAAAACGGTTGAACTGATGAATCGACGTTGCGATTTCTCAGACAGCTCGGATGTTTGCGTGTCCATAATCACTTGGAACATGAATGGGCAG GTGAGGTACGAAGATGTAAGAAAGCTGGTGGGGAAGGAGAGGAAGTATGAGTTAGTGGTAATTGGGCTGCAGGAAGTGCCCCGCACGAACATCTTGGTCTTATTGGAGAATGCTCTACTTGATTCCCATGT GCTCTTAGGAAAAGCAATCATGCAGTCTCTGCAACTTTACGTGTTTGGATTGAAGAACTCGGAACAGTATATAAGAG AACTAAAAGCTGACAAACAAGGCGTGGGGGGATGTGGAGGATTAATCAGGAGAAAAAAAGGAGGCGTGGCAATTAGAATAAACTACAAGGGTATACACATACTCTTCATTTCTTGTCATCTTTctg CTCATGGTCATAATGTGGAAGAGAGGAACTCAGAGTTGAGGCATATATCGCAGTCATTATTCTCAAAAAGCTGGAACCCATACGCCAAACCACCCCAAGTCACTGTTTGGTTGGGAGATCTCAACTACAGACTTCAAGGAATTAACACTTTTCCTGCCAGAAATCTCATTCACAGAAACCTTCATGGA CTTCTGACTTGCAAAGACCAACTCCTGCAAGAAGCAGAGAGAGGACAGGTGTTCAATGGATACTACGAGGGGACATTATCATTCAAACCAACGTATAAATACGACGTGGGGAGCAGCGAATACGACACGAGTGAGAAGGTAAGAGTTCCGGCATGGACGGATCGTATACTGTACAAAGTGGAAGACAAAGACAACGTTGATGCATGTTTGCATTTGTATGAATCGGTCGACGGAATTTACAGCTCTGATCATAAGCCCGTCAAGGCTCATCTCTGCTTAACACTCAACGAATCTTGA